The proteins below come from a single Magallana gigas chromosome 10, xbMagGiga1.1, whole genome shotgun sequence genomic window:
- the LOC105343083 gene encoding uncharacterized protein: MDSQTKRKPNWNADETLALTNLVDENKQILRGKLGPSLTSEMKSRMWRNIAVSLTAMGVGPGRTAAEVEKKWHNIFSKSKSEISDHRRATTGTGGGPPQKTLSTIAMAVSNVVGENNTCLSGIPGGLDTSIIQLGGLIGEEPVGINIIEGPPDTVPHILDPESPPPPSPSSWMLPLSRGRTNCSNPKRKIEELTLKKLELEVQYLELKIKKLKKEE, translated from the exons ATGGATTCGCAGACGAAAAGAAAACCCAATTGGAACGCCGATGAAACGCTAGCACTAACAAACCTAGTCGATGAAAATAAGCAGATATTGAGGGGGAAATTAGGACCATCGCTGACTTCAGAAATGAAAAGCCGGATGTGGCGAAACATTGCAGTTTCATTGACTGCCATGGGTGTTGGGCCCGGTAGAACCGCTGCAGAGGTTGAGAAGAAATGGCACAACATTTTCTCTAAATCTAAATCAGAGATATCTGATCACAGAAGAGCTACGACTGGAACAG GTGGTGGTCCTCCCCAAAAGACACTCAGCACAATCGCCATGGCTGTTTCAAATGTGGTGGGGGAAAACAACACTTGCCTGTCTGGTATTCCCGGAGGTTTGGACACCTCTATCATTCAGTTGGGCGGACTTATTGGAGAAGAGCCAGT TGGGATCAATATTATTGAGGGACCACCAGATACAGTTCCCCACATTCTGGACCCAGAATCACCTCCGCCGCCATCTCCATCTTCATGGATGCTGCCATTAAGCAGAGGTCGCACCAACTGCTCTAATCCTAAAAGGAAAATTGAGGAACTGACTTTGAAGAAGCTAGAATTAGAAGTTCAGTATCTAGAGTTGAAAATCAAAAAGCTGAAGAAAGaggaatga